CGAGGAAGTCGGGGGTGACGGGTTCCATCGTGCCGGGGTGCAGGACGGGTTGGGGCGGAACCGGCAGGTCGGCGTTGATGTTGTACCACGCTTTCGGTAGCTTGCTCTCGTCGAGAATATATTTGTATTGGTCGCTCATGGTGATCTTT
This region of Chloroflexota bacterium genomic DNA includes:
- a CDS encoding TrpB-like pyridoxal-phosphate dependent enzyme (catalyzes the formation of L-tryptophan from indole and L-serine); the encoded protein is MSDQYKYILDESKLPKAWYNINADLPVPPQPVLHPGTMEPVTPDFL